DNA from Stutzerimonas decontaminans:
ATCACTGGAGCGCTGAATTGACTGGTGGTTTCGCATTGAGCCAGTTGCATGATCGGTTCTCCATCAGGCGAGGACGCAGGCGCGGTCGAAGGGCAGGCGTGGCAGGCGGTCGCGCAGCTTGCTGGCGTCGCCGTAGCCGAGGTTGATCAGCAGGTTGGATTTCCAGGAGGTGCCGGCAAAGAAGGCCTCGTCCAGCGCCCTGCCGTCAAAGCCGGACATCGGTCCGCAATCGAGCCCCAAAGCGCGGGCAGCGAGGATCAGATAACCGGCCTGCAGCGAGCTGTTGCGCAGTGCGTTCTCGGTGATCAGTGCCGGTTGCCCGGCGTACCAGCTGCGGGCGTCGGCAAAGGGGAACAGCTCCGCCAGGGTTTCCGGAAAGTCCTCGTCATAGGCGACGATCACCGTGACCGGCGCGGCCAGGGTCTTTTCCAGATTGCCCTTGGACAGGCAGGGCGCGAGCTTTGCCTTTCCCTCCGGCGTGCGTATGAAGACAAAGCGGCCGGGGCAGCTGTTGACGGCGGTCGGGCCAAGGCGGACGTGCTCGTAGAGCTGTTCGAGCAGGCCGTCCGGCACCGCTTTGTCCAGCCAGGCGCTGTGGGTGCGGGCCTCACTGAACAGCGTGGCGAGGGCATTCGAGTCGATGGGGGCGTGCATGTTCGGTTCCTCAGGCTGCTGCGACCTGGCCGCATTGCTCGGCAAGATGGTCCAGCAGGATCTGGTTGAAGGGTTCGCTGTCGCTGACGCTGGACGCGTGGCCACCGTAGTTCAGCAGCGCCAGCTGGGCATTGGGCAGGGCGGCGGCCAGGTGCTGCGAGTGTTGCCAGGGCACCAGCATGTCGTCGCGGTTGGCTATCAGCAGGGTCGGGGTGGTGATGCGCACCAGCTCGGCCTCGATATCGAAGGCCAGCAGCGCCTCGATGCGCCGCACCAGATTCATCGTCGGTGGGAAATGCGCCAGTGCATGGGCATCGTCGCGTGCCAGTCGCTCGCTGTTGGCTGCGATCCAGTCGGCTGGGTAGAGGAACAGCGATTGTGCTTGCACATAGGCCGCCGGGCCACTGTCGTGCAGCAGTTTCAGGCGCACCGCGAAGCAGCGCGCGCTGTGCGGGTTGGGGCTGCTCCAGGCATTGATCGGCACCAGACTCTGCAGCAACTGCGGCCGCAGCAGGGCGATCTGCAAGCCGACCAGCCCACCGAGGGCATGGCCGATGAAGTGGCAGCGGCGGATGCCCAGGGTGTCCAGCAGCTCCAGCAATTCCACTGCCATGGATTCGATGGAATAGCCCGCCGGCAGGTTCGCCGGGCTCTTGTTGGTCCCCAGTTGATCGTAGACCAGCACTCGGTAGTCTTGGGTCAGCGCCGGCAGCTGCGGCGTCCAGAAGGCGGCGGCGCCGCCGAGGCCGGAACTGAGCACCAGGGTCGGTGCATCGGGCTCCATGCGGCCATGAAGTTCGTAGTGCATGTCACTCCCTCCGCGGGGGCGAGATGCGGGCGGCCGGCGCGCCGGCTGGCCCGCTCCGGCAGGTGCTATTGGCCGACGTGGGCGATACTGGCGATCTCGATCAGCGCATCGGGTTTCACCAGTCCGCACTGGATGCAGTAGCGCGCGGGCTTCTCGCCGGGGAAGTACTCGGCGTACACCTCGTTGACCTTGGCGTAGTTGGCCCAGTCGGTGAGCATGATCATGTTGAAGGTGACGTCGTCCATGCTGCCGCCGGCAGCCTCGACGACGCCTTTGATGGTTTCCAGCACATGGCGGGTCTGCGCGGCGGCGTCGCCGACGTGGACCACGTTGTTGTCCTTGTCGAACGGCAGGGTGCCGGAAACGTAGAGCACGCCATCGGCCATGGAGCCGGGCACGTAGGGGGCAAGCGGTTTGCCGGAGCCAGCGGGGATGATGGATTGCTTGGGCATGTCGTTGATTCCTTGCAAGGCATTCAGGCGAACCCGGCGGGCGCCTCTGCGGGCGCCGCGGTCGGGCACTTGGGGGTAATCAGCTGGCGACCGCCACTTCAGGTGTGGTCGCGAAGCTCCGGCAGAAGGCGTCGACGCTGGAGACCCAGCCGAAGAACGTTTCGATGTTGTACAGCGCCGCCTGCTGGGCGAACTCCGGCCCGGCCTGGTGGGTGGCATCGGCCAGCACCACGCCGAAGTACTCCAGGTGGAAGCCGTCGCGCAGGGTCGATTCCACGCATACGTTGGTGGCGATGCCGGTGAACACCAGGTTGCGGATGCCACGGGCACGCAGGGTGCTGTCCAGCTGCGAATTGAAGAAACCGCTGTAGCGCGGCTTGGGCACCAGGATGTCGCCGGGCTGCGGCGCCAGCTCATCCACCAGCGCGTAATCCCAACCGCCCTTGGCAAGCAGTGTGCCGGCCAGTTCCGGGCGCTTTCGCATGGTCTTCAGCGCGTTGGACTTGTGCCAGTTCGGCGAACCCGGCCCGCCGGCCTCGACGTACCCGTTGTCCCAGCCGTTCTGCAGAAAAATCACCTGTATGCCGGCGGCGCGGGCTGCGCCCAATGCCTGGCGGATCTTCTCGATCACCGGCTGGGTCGCTGAAATATCGAAACCCGCCAGGTCGAGATAGCCGCCGCGGCTGGCATAGGCGTTCTGCATATCCACCACGATTAGCGCGGTTTCGCTCGCCTTCATCGCCAGCGGCTCGGGTCGTGCCGGCAGTTGTACAGGTTCGTCCGTTGCGCTCAGGCCGTAGCCGGAGATCTGTTCGACGGCGTTCATCAGGCCGATTCCTTCAGCGCGGTGACGTGCCGGCGGCTCTGCATCAGCGGCTGGATCTTCTGGCCGAAGGCTTCGACGCCCTCGAGGAAATCGTCGAAGGTCAGCATCACGCCCTGCATGCCGGGTACGGTGGCGATCTCATCGAGCATCCTTGCCACGTTGGCGTAGGAACCCACCAGCGTTCCCATGTTGATGTTCACTGCCGAAGTCGGGTCGGCCATCTGCCGGATGTTGCTGTCGGCGCCCTTGTCGGCGGCACCCTGCTCGCCAAGCCAGGCGATGGCTTCCTCATCTGCGCCGGCCTTGTAGTGCTCCCACTTGGCCCGAGCGGCTTCGTCGGTTTCGTCGGCGATCACCATGAACAGCACACAGGAGGTGACGTGGCGGCCGGTCTTCTCGGTGGCCTTGAGCAGTCGCTCGGTGGCCGGTGCGAAAGCGGTCGGGGTATTCACGCCCTTGCCGAAGCAGAAGTTGTAATCGGCGTACTGCGCCGAGAAGGCCATGCCGGCATCGGATGAGCCGGCGCAGATGATCTTCATGTCCGCCTGAGGTTTCGGGCTGACGCGGCAGTCCTCCATCTGGAAGTGCTCGCCCTTGAAGTCGCTGCGGCCGGTGGCCCAGAGGTCGCGCAGCACCTGGGCGTACTCGCCGAGATACTGATAACGAGTGCCGAAGAATTCATCCCCCGGCCACATGCCCATCTGCGTGTATTCTGGTTTCTGCCAGCCGGTGACGAGGTTCACACCGAAGCGGCCGCCGGAGATCGAATCGATAGTCGAAGCCATGCGCGCGACGATGGCCGGCGGCAGGGTCAGGGTGGCGGCGGTGGCGAACAACTGAATCTTGCTGGTGACCGCGGCCAGGCCCGCCATCAGCGTGAAGGATTCCAGGTTGTGCTCCCAGAACTCGGTCTTACCGCCGAAGCCACGCAGCTTGATCATCGACAGCGCGAAATCGAAGCCGTAGCCCTCGGCCTTCTGCACGATGGCCTTGTTCAGTTCGAAGGTCGGCATGTACTGCGGCGCATTTTCGGAAATGAGCCAGCCGTTGTTGCCGATCGGAATGAAAACACCAACATCCATGGGTAGCACCTCTGTACGCAATGGCTAGAAAGCGCTGCCCGAACGTGACGGGCAGGGTCGCAAGTGCATTAGCAGGATGCAGGCCAGAATCTGATTTTGCTTTTGAATCAAGGAGATGAGTTATTTAGGTGGTGTAATGTGGACCATTTGGTCTGAATCGGAGCACCTGGTTTGTGCGCGGCGCACGAAGATCGTGCAGCAGTCGCAGCCGCCTTCGTCGCTCGTGCGCCACACACTCGCCGCGCTACAGTAGCGGCTCGTACGAACCCATCCGGTAATCCCGTGACAGATCAGCCTCCCGTTTCGCCCCGCAAGCGCCTCACTGCCAGCAAGACCCCTCGACCAAAGGGCGCAGCTCGCGTGCCGAGTGCCAGTGCCCAGGACCGACGCCTGCGCATGATCGAAAGCAAGCGTGCCAGCATCCTCCAGGCAGCGCTCGAGCTGTTCTCCCGTTTCGGCCTGCACGGCACCAGTCTCGATCAGGTGGCGACCCAGGCAGACGTCTCCAAGACCAACCTGCTGTACTACTTCGGCAACAAGGAAGAGCTTTACACCAACGTCCTGCGTCAGCTGCTGGAGGTCTGGTTGCAACCGCTGCAGGCGTTTTCCGTCGAGCAGGACCCGGTCGAGGCGATCCGCGACTACCTGCGGGTCAAGCTCGAACTCTCCCGCGACCATCCCGCCGAATCACGGCTGTTCTGCATGGAGATCATGCAGGGCGCGCCATTGCTGCTGGGCGAGCTGCAGCAGCCGCTGCACGACCTGGTGGAAAACAAGGTCGCGGTGATCCAGACCTGGATCGACGCCGGCAAGCTCGCCCCCATCGCACCGCACCACCTGATCTTCTCGCTCTGGGCGACTACCCAGCACTACGCCGACTTCCGCGTGCAGGTCGAGGCCGTGGCCGGCAAGACCCTGGATGATCCGGCGTTCTTCGAGGAAACGCTGAAGAGCCTGCAGGCGCTGATACTGGACGGGGTGAGGCCGCGATGAGCAGCCGCAGCGCCTGCCTTGGCGCCTTGCGCGCACGGCCGATGGCGTCTGTACTGGCTTGCTAGCGGCGCCGGCCGGGGTGGTCGGCGCGCCAGTGGAGCGACCCGATGAATCCGAGATTCCTGCCCGGCCGAAACATGGCGATGAAGGTGCCTACCCATGAGTACACCAGCACCGTCGCCTTCTACCGTGAAACCCTGGGGCTGAAGGAGCTGACGCCGAACGACGCGGATGGCGAACAGACACCGCGCTTCGAATTCGGCGACAAGGTGCTCTGGCTCGATCGCGTGGCGGGCGTCAGCCAGGCGGAAATCTGGCTGGAAATCGTGACGGACGATCTGGACGCTGCTTCGGCCTTTCTGCAACAGCAGCATTGCGCCCGTCGCGACGAAATCGAACCCCTGCCCGACGGCTTCCGGGCGTTCTGGATCTCCAGCCCGGCCAATATCATTCATCTGATTTCCGAGCAGAAACCGTCCTGAGCGCGTCTCCGGCTGCGTAGCGTTACGCCGTCTGCCTTTGCCGATACCCCAGCGACATCTGCACCAGCACCACCAGCGTCACGATCGGCAGCAGCCCGATATTCACTGCCGCCCAGCCTGCCTGGGCAATCAGCGCGCCGGAGGCGAACGACATCACTGCCGCGACGCTGCCGTTGCTCAGCTCCATCAAGCCCTGCGCCCGGGCTCGCTCATCCACTGCATGGCCTTGGCCCAGCTGCGCCGAGCCGGCGACGAGCATGAGATTCCAGCCGATACCGAGCAGGCAGCTGCTGATCATGAAGTGCCAGTGGCTGACGCCAAGTAGAGCGACGACTGCGCTTACGACCAGCAGACCACTGCCCACGCAGGCCACCATGCGGCTGCCCAGCCGGTCGACCAGAGGTCCGGCGACGAAGGCCGGGAGGAACATCCCGAGCATGTGCCACTGGATCACCTGGCCGCTGGCCTGCAAATCCATCCCTTCGCCATGCATCGCCAAAGGCGTTGCGTTCATCACCAGAATCATCAACCCGTGACCGGCGGCAGTGGTCAGCACAGCGGCCCTGACCGTCGGGCGCGAAAGCAGCTCGCGCCACGACACCCGCGACGGTGCGCTCGGGGATGCGCTTGTCGCGCCATAGGTGCTGAGGCCGGAAAGTACCGCCACGCCCACCGCTGCCAGCGCAGCGATCAGCAGATAGGCGCCAGCGAAGGGTGTATCAATCAATCCGCGAGCGGCATTGCCAAGCGAAGGGGCGACCAGCGCGGCGATCACGCCACCGCCGATCACACAGGCCGTGGCGCGGCCCTTGAAGGCTTCGCTCACGGCCTCCATCGCCGCAAAGCGGTAGTACATGGCTGATGCCTGATAACCACCGATCAGCAAGGAACCGAGGCAGAGTAGGGTGAAGCTGTCGAGCCACAGCGACAGCGCGCTTACCAGCCCGCCAAGCACCCCGGCCAGTGCGCCGAACAGAAAGCCAACTTTGCGTCCATGGCGCTGCATGAGCCAGGCGATCGGCTGCAGCGCGAGCAGGCCGCCAAGCATCAGCACCGCAAGCGGCAACGATGCCAGGCTCGGG
Protein-coding regions in this window:
- the rutC gene encoding pyrimidine utilization protein C; the encoded protein is MPKQSIIPAGSGKPLAPYVPGSMADGVLYVSGTLPFDKDNNVVHVGDAAAQTRHVLETIKGVVEAAGGSMDDVTFNMIMLTDWANYAKVNEVYAEYFPGEKPARYCIQCGLVKPDALIEIASIAHVGQ
- the rutA gene encoding pyrimidine utilization protein A — translated: MDVGVFIPIGNNGWLISENAPQYMPTFELNKAIVQKAEGYGFDFALSMIKLRGFGGKTEFWEHNLESFTLMAGLAAVTSKIQLFATAATLTLPPAIVARMASTIDSISGGRFGVNLVTGWQKPEYTQMGMWPGDEFFGTRYQYLGEYAQVLRDLWATGRSDFKGEHFQMEDCRVSPKPQADMKIICAGSSDAGMAFSAQYADYNFCFGKGVNTPTAFAPATERLLKATEKTGRHVTSCVLFMVIADETDEAARAKWEHYKAGADEEAIAWLGEQGAADKGADSNIRQMADPTSAVNINMGTLVGSYANVARMLDEIATVPGMQGVMLTFDDFLEGVEAFGQKIQPLMQSRRHVTALKESA
- a CDS encoding MFS transporter → MHLLFRNSQVFRLFMAQALFWSCSMTGIILTSIVGLRLAPFPSLASLPLAVLMLGGLLALQPIAWLMQRHGRKVGFLFGALAGVLGGLVSALSLWLDSFTLLCLGSLLIGGYQASAMYYRFAAMEAVSEAFKGRATACVIGGGVIAALVAPSLGNAARGLIDTPFAGAYLLIAALAAVGVAVLSGLSTYGATSASPSAPSRVSWRELLSRPTVRAAVLTTAAGHGLMILVMNATPLAMHGEGMDLQASGQVIQWHMLGMFLPAFVAGPLVDRLGSRMVACVGSGLLVVSAVVALLGVSHWHFMISSCLLGIGWNLMLVAGSAQLGQGHAVDERARAQGLMELSNGSVAAVMSFASGALIAQAGWAAVNIGLLPIVTLVVLVQMSLGYRQRQTA
- a CDS encoding malonic semialdehyde reductase; this encodes MHAPIDSNALATLFSEARTHSAWLDKAVPDGLLEQLYEHVRLGPTAVNSCPGRFVFIRTPEGKAKLAPCLSKGNLEKTLAAPVTVIVAYDEDFPETLAELFPFADARSWYAGQPALITENALRNSSLQAGYLILAARALGLDCGPMSGFDGRALDEAFFAGTSWKSNLLINLGYGDASKLRDRLPRLPFDRACVLA
- the rutD gene encoding pyrimidine utilization protein D; the encoded protein is MHYELHGRMEPDAPTLVLSSGLGGAAAFWTPQLPALTQDYRVLVYDQLGTNKSPANLPAGYSIESMAVELLELLDTLGIRRCHFIGHALGGLVGLQIALLRPQLLQSLVPINAWSSPNPHSARCFAVRLKLLHDSGPAAYVQAQSLFLYPADWIAANSERLARDDAHALAHFPPTMNLVRRIEALLAFDIEAELVRITTPTLLIANRDDMLVPWQHSQHLAAALPNAQLALLNYGGHASSVSDSEPFNQILLDHLAEQCGQVAAA
- the rutB gene encoding pyrimidine utilization protein B; protein product: MNAVEQISGYGLSATDEPVQLPARPEPLAMKASETALIVVDMQNAYASRGGYLDLAGFDISATQPVIEKIRQALGAARAAGIQVIFLQNGWDNGYVEAGGPGSPNWHKSNALKTMRKRPELAGTLLAKGGWDYALVDELAPQPGDILVPKPRYSGFFNSQLDSTLRARGIRNLVFTGIATNVCVESTLRDGFHLEYFGVVLADATHQAGPEFAQQAALYNIETFFGWVSSVDAFCRSFATTPEVAVAS
- the rutR gene encoding HTH-type transcriptional regulator RutR; its protein translation is MTDQPPVSPRKRLTASKTPRPKGAARVPSASAQDRRLRMIESKRASILQAALELFSRFGLHGTSLDQVATQADVSKTNLLYYFGNKEELYTNVLRQLLEVWLQPLQAFSVEQDPVEAIRDYLRVKLELSRDHPAESRLFCMEIMQGAPLLLGELQQPLHDLVENKVAVIQTWIDAGKLAPIAPHHLIFSLWATTQHYADFRVQVEAVAGKTLDDPAFFEETLKSLQALILDGVRPR
- a CDS encoding VOC family protein, yielding MNPRFLPGRNMAMKVPTHEYTSTVAFYRETLGLKELTPNDADGEQTPRFEFGDKVLWLDRVAGVSQAEIWLEIVTDDLDAASAFLQQQHCARRDEIEPLPDGFRAFWISSPANIIHLISEQKPS